A window of [Clostridium] innocuum genomic DNA:
TCACTGCCATCCCCGATGATGATCTGCTCCGTATGCGTGTCCTTCAGCTTATCCAATGCATAGGAAAGTGAATGGTTTCTCAGTACGGGCATTTGCGTTTCTCTGAAACCCTTATATGCTTTCTCTTCATTCAGGGACGCTTTATCGGCAGTGATGTTGGCTGCGACCAATGCAGAGCGCATGACCTCTTTCGCAGGTTCTCTGTCATAGTTCAGATAATCACTCGCCTGAAATGCATAGTAGACCATCACCTTGGGATTCTTTGCAGGAGCTGCCATCATGATGGAATTCGTATACAGACTGCGATCATAGCCTTGCTTGCCATACACCTGTCCGGTACCGGTCTTCGCTATGATATCCACATCCTCCATCCGGTACATTCTTGCCGTTCCATCCTTATCATCCACAACCCGCTTCATCAGCTTTTGTATATAGGTGCTTGTTTTTTCTGAAATCGGCTTCCCCACCACCTTTGGTTCATATTGCTTCACGACAGTTCCGTTGGAACGCTCGATGCGATCCACCACATAGGGCCGCATCATGGTGCCGTCATTGAAAATAGCAGAAAACGCCTGTGCCATCTGTAAAGCATTGACATTGATTGCCTGTCCAAAGCCGGTGGAAAGCTTTTCCAATGCATAGGTAAACTGCATTTCTCCGGGCTTATTGCTGAGATAAGGGGTATCCACCGATTTCAGAAAGCCGAATTTTTCAAGATATTCCTTATAGATCGATGGCTCCATATAGCTTGCCAGTAGCTCACAGATACCGATGTTGCTCGATAACACAAAGCCCTTGTCAAAACTGATCGTCCCGTGCTTGTATCGCTCGGCATCATAGATTGCCTGATCATTCGCATTATTCGTACGATGGATGTTTCCCTTGCTGTCCTCCACAAAATGATACACATCACTGTCAAAGGTTTTGTTATAGGGATAATGTCCGCTGTCTACCGCCGCTGCGTAGGTGATGCCCTTCATGACAGACCCCGGCTCATATAAAAAATCAGAGGGGAGATCCACATAATCCTTAATATCATCCCGGCTGTTCAGATTAAAGGACGGTGAGGAAGCCCAGCCCAAAATCTTACCGGTTTTTACCTCCATGACGATCCCCCAGCCGCGAACACCGCCGCTTGTCTTCTTTACGCTTTTATCCAGCGAGCTCTGCAGGGTCTGCTGCACATTGCGATCCAGTGTCAATACGACATTATCGCCATCCTTCGCATAGGCCTTTGTGTATTCCGTACCCGGCAGTGGATTGCCATCCGCATCCTTCTGATATTCCTTACTGCCATTGGTACCACTCAGCTCCTCATCCAGCGCTGCTTCCAGACCGATTTGACCGGTGATTTTCTTCTTTGCTTCATCATATTGTGCAAAGCCAAGCAGATGCGAGGCAAAGACACTGTTGGGATAGGTTCTTTTCACACTGCTCTGAAATTCTATGCCCGGCAGCTTTAAGGCAGCTATACTTTCCTTGACATTGTTGGAAAGATATTTCCCCTTTTCTCCGAATTCGGTCTGATACATATTCGAATCTCTGGCATCCTGCAGCTTTTTACGAAGAAAGGCCTCCTCCAGACCGAGCTTGGGTGCAAGCAGCCTTGCTGTTTTATCAATGTCCTGTACATAAGCGGGTCGATTACCGATATCCTTTCTAGTCCTGCTGAGAACAGCAATGATTGTATATGTGTCCTCATCCTTTGCAAGAATTTCTCCGCTGCGGTCCAGAATGCTTCCCCTTTTGGCCTTTAAAACCTCGGTTTTTACGATATCGCCATCCTTATATTCTTTTACATTCATTCCGGTACGAAAATGTCTGGCGGAGGTCATGGTATATAAAACATTGGATAAAATGAACAGCGTAATGCATCCCATAGCCATCATCATCATTACCAGTGTGCGGTTGCTTCTCTTCATCTACAATCCCCCTTTACAGGAAATGGCCCCTTAACAGGTGCCACTTCCACTATTCCATCTTAACTTTAATAACGGTATCCTTATTGATTGATTTTCCCGTTTTGATATTCTGTGAGGTCACCCTGCCGGTACCGCTCATTTCAACCTCGATATGCGTCAGCTCCCAGAATGCGGTGATATCCTTCTTTGTCCAGCCTTTCATATCCGGCATGGTGATTTTGGAGCCATCTGTCAGAATAAAGACATTCTGATTGGATATAATGGTTTCTCCCACCTCCGGATACTGCTTGATAACACTGGAGCCGTTTCCGATGATGACCTGATTGGTTGCGGTTCCCTCCAGCTTTTCCTTCGCATAGTCAAGAGAATGATTCAATAAAGAAGGCATATCGGACTGCTTAAAATCCTTATATGTTTTCTGTCCATTATTCGATTCCCCGTCACTGGTGATGTTTGCCGCTACCAGAGCAGAGCGCATGACTTCCTTCATCGGCTCTCTGTCATAGCTGAGAATATCACTTGCCTGAAATGCATAATACACCATGACCTTCGGATCATCCGCCGG
This region includes:
- a CDS encoding penicillin-binding protein, which produces MKRSNRTLVMMMMAMGCITLFILSNVLYTMTSARHFRTGMNVKEYKDGDIVKTEVLKAKRGSILDRSGEILAKDEDTYTIIAVLSRTRKDIGNRPAYVQDIDKTARLLAPKLGLEEAFLRKKLQDARDSNMYQTEFGEKGKYLSNNVKESIAALKLPGIEFQSSVKRTYPNSVFASHLLGFAQYDEAKKKITGQIGLEAALDEELSGTNGSKEYQKDADGNPLPGTEYTKAYAKDGDNVVLTLDRNVQQTLQSSLDKSVKKTSGGVRGWGIVMEVKTGKILGWASSPSFNLNSRDDIKDYVDLPSDFLYEPGSVMKGITYAAAVDSGHYPYNKTFDSDVYHFVEDSKGNIHRTNNANDQAIYDAERYKHGTISFDKGFVLSSNIGICELLASYMEPSIYKEYLEKFGFLKSVDTPYLSNKPGEMQFTYALEKLSTGFGQAINVNALQMAQAFSAIFNDGTMMRPYVVDRIERSNGTVVKQYEPKVVGKPISEKTSTYIQKLMKRVVDDKDGTARMYRMEDVDIIAKTGTGQVYGKQGYDRSLYTNSIMMAAPAKNPKVMVYYAFQASDYLNYDREPAKEVMRSALVAANITADKASLNEEKAYKGFRETQMPVLRNHSLSYALDKLKDTHTEQIIIGDGSEVMEQFPQPKETIISNQRVFLLSNGGRLTMPDMTGWTKKDITAFWKLTHIAVEMDGTGMVASQNIKAGKAINKDTVIQVIMK